A portion of the Rhodopseudomonas sp. BAL398 genome contains these proteins:
- a CDS encoding TerB N-terminal domain-containing protein, with translation MKFLRIIFLYIIFFFVALIISGLFLQQLNGGLFVLFAFLAPGVIVWWYEKRRARSLAAKRETTSNLVGHGKSSGSLVSPPPVTNAVGQPAPPQGKLSDDLPTSSSQPRHTPPKQDNAALIRAARKAGPELAAIAAQREAEKMARTRPWETQRSPASPAAPIPVGQSAPAPGRSDRIQGWVPDGQTISVCGREIGGMVYVGTPPTMNQYGYGEKCRAYIDPSLPVARDGNDKDGQGMSYWPGYSSIPPESRATYLDWLAGGATDGSYNPGYMFLYFYGLERRFFVDDPSIEEKRDLLLEARRLAQLYADNHSAQRYLGEFIEFAIVSTTEIGSIAPIFDNPGWDLPFSVKLAVGARLQRGETLDADWVLSWLLCHPERNLRTSAKRCRDEFLALFRLRFEQRFPAGMQVNKPRKSLQTRYQAASREFEGTVNPSIDGKPVPDISGLCKPIEIAQEVADEVMDNLDKFSRYLGRNPDGRGSVEAHALLPGELRQMFPSEDLEKIKAWVSDIVQAGGLVVVGDVLERLEGERSEKAGKRQLTGAADALARIGFGLAPDPRFALRSPKVDEPVVLFDLGGPVEQLEDVSISYKIALVEIALASFVAHADGVISDPERSALENQARSVAGLSERERRRLAANLVWFLAVPPDLTLLRRKLKEGGADRQSAIRAALVAAAHADGIIKPEEVAEIERVYRALGLDPNLVYSDLHAGEVPDAPLRVREARPGAPGETIPAEPAATGRTLDTARIASIRQDTDRVSAVLADIFAADTGEDETEDTTASSSLAGLDAKHTALIREAITRPHWTEEEFAGLVARHNLMVAGALETVNEWSFGVYDQALLDEYEGYDVSPDIAEELAGVFEKEG, from the coding sequence TTGAAGTTTTTGCGAATTATATTTCTCTACATCATATTCTTCTTTGTTGCACTGATCATTAGCGGGTTGTTCCTTCAGCAATTGAACGGTGGACTTTTCGTGCTGTTCGCCTTTCTCGCCCCTGGAGTAATCGTCTGGTGGTACGAGAAACGGCGCGCACGCAGTCTGGCTGCAAAACGAGAAACGACATCAAATCTTGTAGGGCACGGAAAATCCTCAGGCTCCCTTGTGTCGCCGCCTCCAGTCACCAATGCGGTCGGACAACCCGCGCCGCCACAGGGCAAATTGAGTGACGATTTGCCGACCTCTTCATCTCAACCACGCCATACACCGCCGAAACAGGACAACGCGGCCCTCATCAGGGCCGCAAGAAAAGCTGGTCCGGAACTGGCCGCCATTGCTGCCCAAAGAGAGGCAGAGAAGATGGCCAGAACCCGGCCATGGGAAACGCAGCGCTCGCCAGCATCGCCTGCGGCCCCCATTCCAGTTGGACAATCCGCCCCGGCACCGGGAAGATCTGACCGAATTCAAGGATGGGTACCCGACGGTCAGACTATCTCGGTCTGCGGGCGTGAAATCGGTGGGATGGTCTATGTCGGCACACCGCCAACGATGAACCAGTATGGCTATGGCGAGAAATGCCGGGCCTATATCGACCCGTCCCTTCCCGTCGCCCGAGACGGCAACGACAAGGATGGACAGGGCATGTCTTATTGGCCGGGATATTCCAGTATCCCGCCTGAAAGCCGGGCCACCTATTTGGACTGGCTCGCCGGCGGTGCAACGGACGGATCGTATAATCCGGGGTACATGTTCCTCTATTTCTATGGCTTGGAGCGGCGGTTCTTCGTCGACGACCCAAGCATTGAGGAAAAACGCGACCTGCTGCTTGAGGCGCGTCGGCTGGCTCAGCTCTATGCCGACAACCACTCGGCACAACGCTATCTGGGGGAATTCATAGAATTTGCCATCGTCTCGACTACCGAAATCGGTTCCATTGCGCCCATATTCGATAATCCCGGATGGGACTTGCCCTTTTCAGTGAAGCTGGCTGTCGGCGCGAGGCTCCAGAGAGGCGAGACCTTGGATGCCGATTGGGTGTTGAGCTGGCTTCTGTGTCATCCCGAGAGGAACCTTCGTACATCGGCCAAGCGGTGCCGGGATGAGTTTTTGGCTTTGTTCCGGCTGCGGTTTGAGCAGCGGTTCCCGGCGGGGATGCAGGTGAACAAGCCCAGAAAATCCCTTCAAACTAGGTATCAGGCGGCCTCTCGCGAGTTCGAAGGAACGGTGAACCCGTCCATAGACGGCAAACCGGTCCCCGATATTTCCGGCCTGTGCAAGCCCATCGAGATCGCACAGGAGGTCGCCGATGAGGTGATGGATAATCTCGACAAGTTCAGCCGATATCTGGGTCGCAATCCGGACGGACGCGGCAGCGTCGAAGCGCATGCGCTTCTGCCGGGAGAGCTGCGCCAGATGTTTCCATCTGAAGACCTGGAGAAGATCAAAGCATGGGTGAGCGACATCGTTCAGGCAGGCGGATTGGTCGTCGTGGGCGATGTGTTGGAACGCCTGGAAGGCGAACGCTCTGAAAAGGCTGGCAAGCGCCAGTTGACCGGCGCTGCAGACGCATTGGCTCGTATCGGATTCGGTCTGGCCCCCGATCCGCGCTTCGCCCTTCGATCACCGAAGGTCGACGAACCGGTGGTGCTGTTCGATCTTGGCGGCCCTGTCGAGCAACTGGAAGACGTTTCGATATCATACAAGATTGCGCTGGTGGAGATCGCCCTGGCGTCTTTTGTCGCCCATGCAGATGGCGTCATATCCGATCCGGAAAGAAGCGCGCTCGAAAATCAGGCCCGATCCGTCGCGGGCCTGTCCGAGCGTGAACGAAGGCGCCTAGCAGCCAATCTTGTTTGGTTTCTTGCGGTTCCCCCCGACCTGACGCTTTTGCGGCGCAAGCTCAAAGAAGGCGGCGCGGACCGGCAATCGGCGATTCGGGCAGCATTGGTCGCCGCCGCCCATGCCGATGGTATCATTAAGCCCGAGGAAGTTGCGGAGATCGAACGGGTCTATCGTGCGCTCGGTCTCGACCCGAACCTTGTTTACTCGGACCTGCATGCCGGTGAGGTTCCGGATGCGCCCTTGCGCGTACGCGAGGCTCGTCCCGGCGCCCCGGGCGAGACGATCCCGGCAGAACCGGCGGCGACTGGCCGGACGCTGGATACGGCGCGCATCGCGAGCATCCGGCAGGACACGGATCGCGTCTCGGCGGTTCTGGCCGATATTTTCGCGGCGGATACGGGAGAAGACGAGACTGAGGATACGACTGCTTCCTCGTCCCTTGCCGGCCTCGATGCGAAGCACACCGCTCTGATCCGCGAGGCGATCACCCGGCCGCACTGGACCGAGGAGGAGTTCGCCGGATTGGTCGCGCGGCACAACCTGATGGTGGCCGGGGCGCTTGAGACGGTCAACGAATGGTCCTTCGGGGTTTATGACCAAGCCCTGCTGGACGAATATGAAGGTTACGACGTGTCCCCCGATATCGCCGAAGAGTTGGCGGGCGTGTTCGAGAAGGAGGGATGA
- a CDS encoding ATP-binding protein, with translation MSRLKPRERDAIVQALRAGVVPKLGLRHIQVGRVREIEELVKDMDRIADGGAAIRFIIGEYGSGKTFFMNLIRLIALEKGMVVMFADLAPDRRIHATGGQARGLYAEMARNLSTRTKPDGGAMASVVERFVSQAHRDAESEGKPTGNVIRDRLGHFEELTGGFEFSEVIRRYWEGHETGNDELSSAALRWLRGEYATRTDARKALGVRTIIDDANVYDHLKLMSVFVREAGYKGLLVGLDEMVNLYKLSSSQARNANYEQILRILNDVLQGSAEHLGFLMGGTPEFLMNTRRGLYSYEALQTRLAENSFARDGLVDLSGPVVRLASLTPEDMFVLLSNIRAIMQDGEGAVPDTALEAFMTHCSDRIGEAYFRTPRNTVTAFVNLLSVLEQNRGVEWHDLIEKIEVSPDQGDDMSDLDEAAGARPADDGDNDQLTSFRL, from the coding sequence ATGTCTAGGCTGAAACCACGGGAACGAGACGCGATTGTTCAGGCTCTACGCGCGGGTGTGGTGCCGAAGCTTGGCCTTCGGCACATTCAGGTCGGGCGCGTGCGCGAGATCGAGGAGTTGGTCAAGGATATGGACCGCATCGCCGATGGCGGTGCCGCGATCCGGTTCATCATTGGGGAATATGGGTCGGGCAAGACCTTCTTCATGAACCTCATCCGCCTCATCGCCCTTGAAAAGGGCATGGTGGTGATGTTCGCGGACCTTGCGCCGGACCGGCGCATCCATGCTACCGGCGGGCAGGCGCGTGGTCTCTACGCGGAAATGGCTCGCAACCTATCAACCCGCACGAAACCTGATGGCGGAGCGATGGCCAGTGTGGTGGAGCGGTTCGTGTCCCAAGCACATCGCGACGCCGAGTCGGAAGGCAAACCGACGGGCAACGTAATCCGCGACCGCCTTGGCCATTTCGAGGAACTGACGGGCGGTTTTGAGTTTTCCGAGGTGATCCGCCGCTACTGGGAAGGCCATGAAACCGGCAATGACGAATTGTCCTCGGCGGCGCTGCGGTGGCTTCGGGGCGAATATGCCACCCGGACCGATGCGCGAAAGGCGCTTGGCGTGCGGACCATCATCGATGATGCGAATGTCTACGACCATCTCAAGCTCATGTCGGTCTTCGTCCGCGAAGCGGGCTATAAGGGCCTTCTGGTCGGCCTTGACGAGATGGTGAACCTTTACAAGCTGTCATCGTCGCAGGCGCGGAATGCGAATTACGAGCAAATCTTGCGCATCCTGAACGATGTCCTTCAGGGCAGCGCCGAGCATCTGGGCTTCCTAATGGGAGGAACCCCAGAATTCCTGATGAATACCCGCCGGGGACTCTACAGCTATGAGGCGCTTCAGACCCGGCTGGCCGAGAACAGCTTTGCCCGGGATGGACTGGTGGACCTTTCCGGCCCGGTGGTCCGACTGGCCAGCCTTACGCCGGAGGATATGTTCGTCCTACTGTCGAACATCCGGGCGATCATGCAGGACGGCGAGGGTGCCGTACCTGATACCGCGCTCGAGGCCTTCATGACGCATTGTTCGGACCGGATCGGCGAAGCCTATTTTCGCACGCCGCGCAATACCGTCACGGCCTTCGTGAACCTGCTTTCGGTGCTCGAGCAGAACCGGGGCGTCGAATGGCATGACCTGATCGAGAAGATCGAAGTCTCTCCGGATCAGGGCGATGACATGTCCGACCTGGATGAGGCCGCCGGCGCGCGGCCGGCGGATGACGGTGACAATGACCAACTGACAAGCTTCCGTCTCTGA
- a CDS encoding conjugal transfer protein TraD, whose amino-acid sequence MRTWQVERRKRTRHLIELGGLVVKAGIVDLTGDDRTMIYGALLWMAEKLKSEDAERARELWAGKGKEAFTEEHPEGTNDRTQPPQDRA is encoded by the coding sequence ATGCGGACGTGGCAGGTCGAGCGCCGCAAGCGCACGCGGCATCTGATCGAACTCGGCGGTCTCGTCGTCAAGGCCGGAATCGTGGACCTGACCGGCGACGACCGCACCATGATCTACGGGGCGCTGCTCTGGATGGCCGAAAAGCTCAAGAGCGAAGACGCTGAGCGGGCGCGCGAACTATGGGCCGGAAAGGGGAAGGAAGCGTTCACAGAGGAACATCCAGAAGGCACGAATGACAGAACTCAACCGCCGCAGGATCGGGCGTGA
- the traA gene encoding Ti-type conjugative transfer relaxase TraA: MAIYHLHVKVISRKAGSSAVASAAYRSASRLRDERIDRVQDFSAKRGVVHSEVLLPENAPEQWSDRERLWNDVEAFEARRDAQLAREVEFAIPREMTQAQGIELARDFAQAEFVDRGMVADLNVHWDMAEDGMPKPHAHVMLTMRSVDENGFGKKVRDWNRTEMVEGWRERWAELANERLAELDIDARIDHRSLEAQGIGLEPQSQIGAPAQRIEGEGIDAADRAEMHREIARNNGKRIIADPSTALDAITHQQSTFTRRDVAMFAHRHSDGIDQFNEVMGAVRSAPDLVELGKDGRGADRFTTREMIEAEQRLHRAAELMAEKKRHDVSDRDREAALTRAEQRDLVLSSKQADALAHVTDGRDLGIVVGYAGTGKSAILGVARDAWEATGYEVRGVALSGIAAENLESGSGIASRTIASMEHGWQHGRDMLTPRDVLVIDEAGMVGTRQMERVLSHAAEAGAKVVLVGDPQQLQAIEAGAAFRSIHERHGGVEISEVRRQREDWQRDATRDLATGRTGQAIHAYARGGMVHEAQTRQEARDDLIDRWDRDRQAAPDAGRIILTHTNAEVRELNEVARGRMRDAEELGEDVHLTVERGERSFAVGDRVMFLRNERGLGVKNGTLGTIEQVSTQSMSVHTDNGRSVSFDLKDYDRIDHGYAATIHKAQGMTVDRTHVLATPGLDSHGSYVALSRHRDGMDLHYGRDDFADENKLVRTLSRDRAKDMASDYDPVQDYAERRGITFRERMVRVVEIARQVPEKVRGMFDGLRPSADGAPDAGTGEQPERESAGKEVQRKAAAPERDAAEEREAALRKARTRALIRHARAVDAIFEAQDMGGRASPEQAKELHEARAVFEDVRPYGSHDAEAAYKKNPELAMEAASGRTARAIRALQLETELRTDPQLRADRFVERFQKLDLASQRQYEAGDYSGYRAARAEMGNMAMGLERDAQMESLLLGRKRDLGIDIDFDSGHGLARDLAISHGLGRGRGIGL, encoded by the coding sequence ATGGCGATCTATCATCTTCACGTCAAGGTCATTTCCCGCAAGGCCGGAAGCAGTGCGGTGGCATCCGCCGCCTACCGTTCCGCCTCGCGGCTGCGCGACGAGCGCATCGACCGTGTGCAGGACTTTTCCGCCAAGCGGGGCGTTGTTCATTCCGAGGTGCTGTTGCCGGAGAATGCACCGGAGCAGTGGTCCGATCGTGAGCGGCTGTGGAACGATGTCGAGGCCTTCGAGGCGAGGCGCGACGCCCAGCTTGCCCGCGAGGTGGAGTTCGCCATTCCGCGCGAGATGACGCAGGCCCAGGGCATCGAGCTTGCTCGCGACTTCGCGCAGGCCGAGTTCGTGGACCGGGGCATGGTCGCCGATCTCAATGTACATTGGGATATGGCCGAAGACGGCATGCCCAAACCCCATGCCCATGTGATGCTGACGATGCGGTCGGTGGACGAAAACGGCTTCGGCAAGAAGGTCCGCGACTGGAACCGCACGGAGATGGTCGAAGGCTGGCGGGAACGCTGGGCAGAGCTTGCCAACGAGCGGCTGGCCGAACTCGACATCGACGCGCGCATCGACCATCGCAGCCTCGAAGCGCAGGGCATCGGACTGGAGCCGCAAAGCCAGATCGGGGCGCCCGCGCAGCGCATCGAGGGCGAAGGCATTGACGCTGCCGACCGGGCGGAGATGCACCGCGAGATCGCCCGCAACAACGGCAAACGGATCATCGCCGATCCTTCCACCGCACTGGATGCCATCACGCATCAGCAATCGACCTTCACGCGGCGCGACGTGGCGATGTTCGCACACCGGCACAGTGACGGAATCGACCAGTTCAACGAGGTGATGGGCGCGGTGCGGAGCGCGCCCGATCTGGTCGAACTCGGCAAGGACGGACGCGGCGCGGATCGTTTCACCACGCGCGAGATGATCGAGGCCGAACAGCGCCTGCACCGCGCCGCCGAACTGATGGCCGAGAAGAAACGTCACGATGTCAGCGACAGGGACCGTGAAGCCGCTTTGACCCGTGCCGAGCAGCGCGATCTTGTCCTTTCCAGTAAGCAGGCCGACGCGCTGGCGCACGTCACGGACGGGCGAGACCTCGGCATCGTGGTCGGTTATGCCGGAACGGGAAAGAGCGCCATCCTCGGCGTGGCGCGGGATGCCTGGGAAGCGACGGGCTACGAGGTTCGCGGTGTGGCGTTGTCCGGCATTGCCGCCGAAAATCTCGAAAGCGGATCGGGCATTGCGTCACGCACCATCGCCAGCATGGAACATGGCTGGCAACATGGCCGCGACATGCTGACCCCGCGCGATGTTCTGGTGATCGACGAAGCGGGCATGGTCGGCACGCGCCAGATGGAGCGTGTGCTCTCTCATGCGGCAGAGGCCGGTGCCAAGGTCGTGCTTGTCGGCGATCCGCAGCAGTTGCAAGCCATCGAGGCGGGGGCAGCCTTCCGCTCCATTCATGAGCGCCACGGCGGTGTCGAGATCAGCGAAGTGCGAAGGCAGCGGGAGGACTGGCAACGCGACGCCACGCGCGATCTGGCAACCGGCAGGACCGGCCAAGCCATCCATGCCTACGCGAGAGGCGGCATGGTGCACGAAGCCCAAACGCGGCAAGAGGCCCGCGACGACCTGATCGATCGCTGGGACCGCGATCGGCAGGCAGCACCGGATGCCGGCCGCATCATTCTCACCCATACCAACGCCGAAGTACGGGAACTCAACGAGGTAGCTCGCGGCCGGATGCGCGACGCGGAAGAACTGGGCGAGGACGTCCACCTGACCGTTGAACGCGGCGAGCGCAGTTTTGCTGTCGGCGATCGCGTCATGTTCCTGCGGAACGAGCGCGGGCTGGGCGTCAAGAACGGCACGCTGGGCACCATCGAACAGGTCAGCACGCAGAGCATGTCGGTCCACACGGACAATGGCCGTTCCGTCTCATTCGACCTAAAGGATTACGACCGCATCGACCATGGCTATGCCGCGACCATCCACAAAGCGCAGGGTATGACGGTGGACCGCACCCATGTGCTGGCAACGCCGGGTCTGGATAGCCACGGCAGCTATGTCGCCCTGTCCCGGCACCGCGACGGGATGGACCTGCACTATGGCCGTGACGACTTCGCGGACGAGAACAAGCTTGTCCGTACCCTGTCGCGCGATCGGGCCAAGGACATGGCGTCGGATTACGATCCGGTGCAGGACTATGCCGAGCGGCGCGGCATCACATTTCGCGAACGGATGGTGCGTGTTGTCGAGATCGCCAGGCAGGTTCCCGAGAAGGTGCGCGGCATGTTCGACGGTCTGCGCCCGTCCGCGGACGGCGCGCCTGATGCAGGCACCGGAGAGCAGCCGGAAAGGGAAAGCGCCGGCAAGGAAGTCCAGCGCAAAGCCGCGGCGCCGGAACGCGATGCCGCCGAGGAACGGGAAGCCGCACTGCGCAAGGCCCGCACGCGTGCCCTCATCCGCCATGCCCGCGCCGTCGATGCTATATTCGAGGCGCAGGATATGGGCGGCAGGGCCAGCCCGGAACAGGCGAAGGAATTGCACGAGGCCCGTGCGGTCTTCGAGGACGTACGGCCCTACGGTTCCCACGATGCCGAAGCCGCCTACAAGAAGAATCCCGAGCTTGCGATGGAGGCCGCGTCGGGCCGCACCGCTCGCGCCATCCGTGCCCTGCAACTGGAAACCGAGCTGCGCACCGATCCGCAGCTTCGTGCCGACCGCTTCGTCGAACGCTTTCAGAAACTCGACCTTGCCAGCCAGCGTCAGTACGAGGCGGGTGACTATTCCGGCTACAGGGCCGCGCGGGCGGAGATGGGCAACATGGCGATGGGCCTCGAACGCGATGCGCAGATGGAATCCCTGCTGCTGGGCCGCAAGCGGGACCTCGGCATCGACATCGACTTCGACTCGGGCCACGGCCTTGCCCGGGACCTCGCCATCAGTCACGGGCTCGGCCGGGGACGAGGGATCGGGCTCTGA
- a CDS encoding conjugal transfer protein TraD — MRKPRDYDAELKALEDKARELKTRKVQQLGELVVATGADGLTADELAGALVALAETKDAGKREAWARRGAAFFQGRSRRTASAPDRDTGGAPTQPGSAQPASGGAGSA; from the coding sequence ATGCGGAAACCGAGGGACTATGACGCCGAACTGAAGGCGTTGGAAGACAAGGCGCGGGAACTCAAAACCCGCAAGGTGCAGCAGCTTGGTGAACTGGTCGTCGCCACCGGGGCCGATGGCCTCACCGCCGACGAATTGGCCGGTGCGCTCGTCGCGCTGGCCGAGACGAAGGATGCCGGGAAGAGGGAGGCATGGGCCAGGCGCGGCGCTGCGTTCTTTCAAGGCCGGTCGCGGCGAACTGCATCAGCGCCTGACCGCGATACTGGCGGCGCTCCAACGCAACCGGGCAGCGCGCAACCGGCATCAGGCGGCGCAGGCTCGGCATGA
- a CDS encoding DEAD/DEAH box helicase: MTSAFEKLARPIQKWIRGQGWSELRHIQSQAIHAITGGGADLIIAATTAGGKTEAAFLPLISQVLDDPAQASGFDLLYIGPLKALITDQAGRLEEICREVEMPITPWHGDISASVKSRALKGPRGILLITPESLEALFIRRGLEIPRLFGATRSIIIDELHTVLDSERGVQMRSLLTRMELAIGRRVRRVGLSATLGDMQLARTYLRPDNPAGVDLLKAEGSDAELMLQLRGYVSGDKDEETASAADRIAEHLFRNLRGTDNLVFAGSRQSVEVYADRLRTLCEEERLPQEFYPHHASLSRDHRDFVERRLKDGSKPTTAICTSTLELGIDIGDVTCVAQIGAPFSVAALRQRLGRSGRRAGQPAVLRQYAVEARLTPDSNYVDRLRLGLIRSVAMIDLLLEGWCEPPRAQALHLSTLVHQILSVIAERGGASASRLNRTLCQEGPFTKVETSVFMDVLRALGDPETGLIEQSDDGLLLLGRIGEKLVEHYSYYAVFQTPEEYRLIFGGKELGTLPIVNVMAPGMMLIFSGRRWVIQEVDDRDKVIMVTPSKGGTPPVFGGDPGDIHDVVIERMFNVLQGDTTRAYMDREARALLDEARRHYMQLGFTASSVVQLGESSFAIATRVGTIKTNTLALALRGKGFDVESHDGFLTIRARDGAPDISCTLGRIAAGEDCVLFNDQTNLIFEKYHAYLTRDLLELDALSSKVDRVSLKHVAENILSSGVLDA, encoded by the coding sequence ATGACCTCGGCCTTCGAGAAACTGGCGCGCCCAATCCAAAAATGGATCAGAGGACAGGGCTGGAGTGAACTACGTCACATCCAGTCTCAGGCCATACATGCGATCACGGGGGGCGGCGCAGACTTGATTATCGCCGCCACGACCGCCGGCGGAAAGACCGAGGCCGCCTTCCTTCCCCTGATCTCGCAGGTTCTGGATGATCCGGCGCAGGCGAGTGGCTTCGACTTGCTCTATATCGGGCCACTCAAAGCACTGATCACCGATCAGGCCGGCCGACTTGAGGAGATCTGCCGCGAGGTCGAAATGCCGATCACCCCGTGGCACGGGGACATTTCCGCCTCGGTCAAAAGCCGAGCACTAAAGGGACCCCGGGGTATTCTTCTGATCACCCCGGAATCCCTTGAGGCTTTGTTTATCCGTCGCGGGCTGGAAATCCCGCGCCTGTTCGGGGCGACCCGGTCGATCATCATCGACGAACTGCATACCGTACTCGACAGCGAGCGGGGGGTGCAGATGCGCTCCCTACTGACCCGGATGGAGCTGGCTATCGGCCGCCGCGTTCGCAGGGTGGGCCTTTCGGCGACTTTGGGTGACATGCAACTGGCCCGCACCTATCTGCGCCCTGATAACCCGGCAGGGGTCGACTTGCTAAAGGCCGAGGGCAGCGATGCTGAGCTGATGCTGCAACTGCGCGGCTACGTCTCGGGCGACAAGGACGAGGAGACCGCATCCGCCGCCGACCGGATTGCCGAACATCTCTTCAGGAACCTGCGCGGGACCGACAATCTGGTCTTCGCCGGGTCCCGGCAATCAGTCGAGGTCTATGCGGATCGTTTGCGCACCTTGTGCGAGGAGGAGCGCCTTCCGCAGGAGTTTTATCCCCATCATGCCAGCCTTTCCAGGGACCATCGGGATTTCGTCGAACGCCGCCTGAAGGACGGATCAAAACCCACCACCGCGATCTGCACCTCAACGCTGGAGTTGGGGATCGACATCGGCGATGTGACATGTGTCGCCCAGATCGGTGCGCCTTTCAGCGTGGCGGCGCTCAGGCAACGCCTCGGGCGTTCGGGCCGTAGGGCCGGCCAACCCGCCGTGTTGCGCCAATACGCGGTCGAGGCGCGTCTGACACCCGACAGCAACTATGTTGACCGGCTGCGATTGGGGCTGATCCGATCGGTTGCCATGATCGACCTCCTACTGGAGGGATGGTGCGAACCACCGCGAGCGCAGGCTCTGCACCTTTCCACCCTCGTCCATCAAATTCTTTCGGTTATCGCGGAACGTGGTGGGGCCTCGGCAAGTCGTCTGAATCGCACCCTGTGCCAGGAAGGACCTTTCACGAAGGTGGAAACATCCGTCTTCATGGACGTACTCCGAGCCTTGGGCGACCCGGAAACCGGCCTGATTGAACAGAGCGATGACGGCCTCTTGCTGCTCGGGCGTATCGGCGAAAAGCTGGTCGAGCACTATAGCTACTATGCCGTTTTCCAGACACCTGAGGAATATCGCCTGATCTTCGGTGGAAAGGAGCTTGGAACCCTGCCAATCGTAAACGTAATGGCACCGGGAATGATGCTGATCTTCTCAGGTCGGCGATGGGTTATTCAGGAGGTTGATGATCGCGACAAGGTCATCATGGTGACTCCATCAAAAGGCGGAACCCCACCCGTTTTCGGTGGTGATCCCGGTGATATCCACGACGTGGTTATCGAGCGGATGTTTAACGTTCTACAGGGCGACACCACACGGGCTTATATGGACCGGGAGGCCCGAGCTCTGCTCGATGAGGCTCGACGGCATTATATGCAACTCGGATTCACCGCATCCTCGGTTGTTCAACTGGGTGAGAGCAGCTTTGCGATAGCCACAAGGGTCGGCACCATCAAAACTAACACGCTTGCTTTGGCTCTTCGGGGGAAAGGTTTCGATGTAGAGTCTCATGACGGCTTTCTGACGATCCGCGCAAGGGATGGTGCTCCGGATATTTCCTGCACCCTCGGCAGGATCGCAGCCGGGGAAGATTGTGTGTTATTCAATGATCAGACAAACCTCATTTTCGAAAAATACCATGCTTATCTTACTCGCGATCTGCTTGAACTCGATGCCCTGTCATCAAAAGTTGACCGGGTTTCTTTGAAACATGTCGCGGAAAACATCCTTTCTTCCGGTGTTCTAGATGCTTGA